The following proteins are encoded in a genomic region of Phaeodactylum tricornutum CCAP 1055/1 chromosome 1, whole genome shotgun sequence:
- a CDS encoding predicted protein, which produces MKTPDHEIKLRDRIRDIVTDSETGLIDFIKGQILATSLFYTKIPQTLGKEEHHASVGRCIVYPIFGEERGRRGGSSSMGRHSNRWNMLRRILRSPALYLTLGIYLGGHLRLLKPLFDTLEELEATSRNIAKEMEHRVDQFSEKLQNCHRDAPVASSTLASVWKKSFSEKREADQQASNPVCQKFDGSPFGPPSANSLWLMFRDRIHASSRLTKDSTFTQSKMIDELINLVSPRLVNSVKSVVRDWTRVDEILMKAMERYQFLEAENNDNEFPTSLDAPPPVRILVMGGSVTRGTNCAISIPGVTRFDCAWPSRLEQLLNRLFFNDKNIVEVKVVGIGGSNSATGTVILKDELLRKDARNPDILIHSYATNDMHVLTMEQAKNSNITLHSRVFGMSQAFVRETLKANPCTKEPLLLWMDDYLGNEQRDILAISELSQGIHVLANYYGFTFLSYADMVRDWVYGDTRETLFSPSGWYQKGVFAREVHPGAGAHLTMAYVVAFNLLNLITTYCALETNVLPLPLQAVNKQISAARRFDKKEEFGLIGKPAPLPKGIPPQLSRGLSLEHISDLWHESSHELGAPNPDSPPPDCRDKCIFSWVSGMDMEQNDPVWVNKLFAPFILKSTDWKLAEGHKKIGYIPIGPIGSTLSLEFKDVGQPIQSVSLFTMKSYGPKWKDSEVRVTISARSEQSREWDTVGIRDLVGAHEKKTSEMYMEIFSFAEVQKNGSVRIDMALSSGITFKLLGLTICS; this is translated from the coding sequence ATGAAGACACCAGATCACGAAATCAAACTTCGCGATCGCATAAGAGACATtgttactgacagtgaaactgGTCTGATCGATTTCATTAAAGGTCAAATCCTCGCTACATCGCTATTCTATACCAAAATACCTCAAACCTTGGGAAAAGAAGAGCACCACGCTTCGGTTGGACGGTGTATCGTGTATCCAATTTTTGGGGAGGAGCGCGGTCGTCGGGGCGGAAGCAGTTCAATGGGCAGGCATTCAAATCGATGGAACATGTTACGCCGCATTTTACGTAGCCCAGCTCTTTACTTGACCTTGGGTATCTATTTGGGCGGACATTTGCGGCTTCTCAAACCTCTTTTTGACACGCTGGAAGAACTCGAGGCTACTAGTAGAAATATTGCCAAGGAGATGGAACATCGTGTCGATCAGTTTAGCGAAAAGTTGCAAAATTGCCATCGAGATGCTCCTGTTGCGTCGTCTACTTTAGCTTCAGTCTGGAAAAAATCGTTCTCAGAAAAACGTGAAGCAGATCAGCAAGCCAGCAATCCGGTTTGTCAAAAGTTTGACGGCTCGCCGTTTGGCCCACCGTCAGCAAACTCACTTTGGCTAATGTTCCGAGATCGGATACACGCTTCGAGTCGCTTGACCAAAGACTCCACTTTCACGCAAAGCAAGATGATTGACGAGCTGATCAATCTCGTTTCTCCTCGACTCGTAAATTCGGTAAAATCGGTAGTTCGTGATTGGACCCGGGTGGATGAAATCCTGATGAAGGCCATGGAACGGTACCAATTTTTGGAGGCcgaaaacaacgacaatgaaTTCCCGACGTCGCTAGACGCCCCACCACCCGTCCGAATACTTGTGATGGGTGGTTCGGTAACGCGCGGTACGAATTGTGCAATTTCGATCCCTGGTGTTACACGTTTCGACTGTGCATGGCCGAGTCGTTTGGAGCAACTTCTCAATCGGTTATTCTTTAACGACAAGAATATCGTCGAAGTCAAAGTTGTGGGGATTGGAGGTTCAAATTCGGCTACGGGAACGGTCATCTTAAAAGATGAGCTACTACGAAAAGATGCCCGGAATCCGGACATTCTGATTCATTCCTACGCGACCAACGACATGCATGTCCTCACCATGGAACAAGCCAAAAACAGTAACATCACTTTACATAGTCGAGTATTCGGAATGTCGCAAGCTTTTGTACGGGAAACGCTCAAAGCCAATCCATGTACCAAGGAACCACTTCTGCTTTGGATGGATGACTATCTAGGGAACGAACAAAGGGATATCTTGGCTATTTCAGAACTATCCCAAGGTATTCATGTCCTTGCAAACTACTATGGCTTTACATTCCTTTCATATGCTGATATGGTTCGCGATTGGGTTTATGGGGACACTCGTGAAACACTCTTTTCCCCATCAGGATGGTACCAAAAGGGAGTTTTTGCACGGGAGGTGCATCCTGGAGCTGGCGCGCATCTAACAATGGCCTATGTTGTTGCGTTCAATTTACTTAATCTCATCACCACGTACTGTGCCCTTGAAACCAACGTTTTGCCGTTGCCATTGCAGGCAGTAAACAAACAAATTTCTGCTGCGCGCCGATTcgacaaaaaggaagaattTGGGTTGATTGGCAAGCCAGCACCTTTGCCGAAGGGCATTCCTCCACAATTGAGTAGGGGGCTAAGTCTGGAACACATTAGCGATCTTTGGCATGAATCGTCTCACGAGCTTGGAGCACCCAATCCAGATTCTCCCCCACCAGATTGCCGCGATAAGTGCATATTTTCATGGGTCAGTGGCATGGATATGGAACAAAATGATCCCGTTTGGGTCAACAAACTATTCGCACCGTTCATTCTGAAGTCGACCGATTGGAAACTAGCCGAAGGTCATAAGAAAATAGGATACATTCCTATCGGACCAATTGGCTCGACTTTGTCACTAGAGTTTAAAGACGTCGGTCAGCCAATTCAGTCTGTGTCACTGTTTACAATGAAAAGTTATGGTCCCAAGTGGAAGGACAGCGAGGTACGAGTGACTATTTCAGCCCGTTCAGAACAAAGCAGAGAATGGGACACTGTTGGAATTCGTGACCTTGTTGGTGCTCACGAGAAGAAAACTAGTGAAATGTACATGGAGATTTTCTCGTTCGCAGAAGTGCAAAAAAATGGCTCCGTACGTATCGACATGGCTCTATCCAGCGGTATAACATTCAAACTCTTGGGACTCACGATATGCAGCTAG